From the genome of Ananas comosus cultivar F153 linkage group 18, ASM154086v1, whole genome shotgun sequence, one region includes:
- the LOC109724515 gene encoding probable transcriptional regulator RABBIT EARS has product MHSEKEGQEEGYRMRRRKKPSDEGPDLFHPPMRAITLNSSSYKASWEEKAFTEDSEGLLGVYTWPPRSYACSFCRREFRSAQALGGHMNVHRRDRARLKLSSSSIGDNQDSPDDHGRDLYPNAPQATLECSSKPNPNSLCGDIASPLSSHNRDLVVSAATEIWSEHIFIYPPYSLPNVRHNKKDTTLSFTVQCSDEDPKTIEPPRSIQELAHGRDNLGCRPRRYRDEDSEETINSKRSKTNHTISPLFARSFAGKGQQLQPEVLKLCSNSVEELDLELRLGDPPKI; this is encoded by the coding sequence ATGCACAGTGAAAAGGAGGGCCAGGAAGAGGGGTATCGGATGCGGAGAAGAAAGAAACCAAGTGATGAGGGGCCTGATCTCTTCCACCCTCCTATGAGAGCCATCACCCTCAACAGCTCCTCCTACAAAGCTTCCTGGGAAGAGAAAGCCTTCACAGAAGACTCTGAAGGGCTCTTGGGGGTTTACACATGGCCTCCAAGATCATACGCATGCAGTTTCTGCAGAAGAGAATTCCGATCGGCGCAAGCCCTCGGCGGTCACATGAATGTCCACCGTAGAGATCGAGCTCGGCTGAAGTTATCCTCAAGTTCCATCGGCGACAATCAAGATAGTCCTGATGACCATGGACGTGATCTCTACCCCAACGCACCACAAGCCACACTGGAATGCAGttctaaacctaaccctaattctctttgcggtgatattgcttctcctctctcttctcataATAGGGATTTAGTTGTATCAGCTGCGACAGAAATTTGGAGTGAGCATATCTTCATCTATCCTCCCTATTCTCTACCAAATGTTCGGCATAACAAAAAAGACACTACCCTTTCCTTTACTGTTCAGTGTTCTGATGAAGATCCAAAAACTATCGAGCCACCGCGTAGTATCCAAGAATTAGCGCACGGAAGAGATAATTTAGGTTGTCGGCCACGAAGATATCGAGATGAGGATAGTGAGGAGACAATCAACAGCAAGAGAAGCAAAACTAATCACACAATATCTCCCTTGTTCGCAAGATCTTTTGCAGGAAAAGGTCAGCAGTTGCAACCTGAGGTACTCAAACTTTGTTCTAACTCAGTTGAGGAATTAGATCTTGAACTCAGGCTTGGAGATCCAccaaaaatttaa
- the LOC109724343 gene encoding tropinone reductase homolog At2g29290-like codes for REXRWSLQGMTALVTGGTKGIGHAVVEELASLGAAVHTCSRNEAELSTCLRRWSEKGYRGVTGSVCDVSSPEQREKLLKDISSVFNGKLNILVNNAGTLTWKPTTEYSDEDTKFMWATNFDSAYHLCRLAHPLLKQSGLANIVFMSSISGVIAVPYCSPYAATKGALNQLTKNLACEWAKDNIRANSVAPWLTKTSLVEPALDESLLEGIRTRTPLGRIAAPEDVSSVVAFLCMPAASYITGQTIIVDGGLSVNGFFFY; via the exons agagagagNAGGTGGTCTCTCCAAGGAATGACTGCTTTGGTCACCGGAGGTACAAAAGGAATAGG CCATGCAGTTGTGGAGGAACTGGCGAGCCTGGGCGCCGCGGTGCACACGTGCTCCCGGAACGAGGCGGAGCTCAGCACGTGCCTCCGAAGATGGAGCGAGAAAGGTTACCGCGGTGTGACGGGATCCGTCTGCGATGTATCCTCCCCGGAGCAACGTGAGAAGCTCCTCAAAGACATCTCTTCTGTTTTCAATGGAAAGCTTAACATTCTG GTGAACAACGCGGGCACGTTAACATGGAAACCAACGACCGAGTACAGTGACGAGGACACCAAATTCATGTGGGCTACAAATTTTGACTCGGCTTATCATCTATGCCGACTCGCACATCCCCTTCTCAAGCAATCTGGCTTAGCCAACATAGTCTTCATGTCCTCCATCTCGGGTGTCATCGCCGTGCCTTACTGTAGCCCTTACGCCGCAACCAAAG GGGCACTGAATCAGTTAACTAAGAATCTTGCATGTGAGTGGGCGAAAGACAACATTCGAGCTAACAGTGTCGCACCTTGGCTTACGAAAACGTCTTTAGTTGAACCG GCGCTCGATGAGAGCCTTTTGGAGGGTATTCGGACTCGAACACCGCTCGGTCGAATAGCAGCGCCAGAAGATGTTTCGTCTGTTGTGGCGTTCCTTTGCATGCCTGCTGCTTCATACATCACGGGACAAACTATCATTGTTGACGGCGGATTATCGGTGAACGGCTTCTTCTTCTATTGA